From the genome of Chryseobacterium geocarposphaerae:
AGGAATTTTTGGGCAGGAATGCTTTTTTATCATTAAAATAATTTTTTACGAGATCTTCCTGGGCTTTTAATCCATCAAGGCCATTATACCAATCATGATTTCCTGGAATTACCAATGTTTTTCCTTTGAAATTTTTGGTTATGTTCAATTGATTTTCCAATTTCTGCTTTGCCAGTGCGTAATCTTTATCAGATTCTTTGGGCATTCCGTTAGGATAAATATTATCGCCCAAAAAAATAAGCATCGAGTTTTTATCGGCAGAATCCAGTTTTGATTTTAATAAGCCTAATGTCTGCTGAGCCTGAGGTTCATCAGCATTTCCTGCGTCACCTATCAGGAAAATTTTGAAATCATTTTCAGTCTTGATATCAGAATGTTGTATTTCAGATAAGTTTTTACCCTTTTTTACGTTATATGTTGCGCAGGAATAGAGTACTCCTGCAGATAATACCGTTCTTACGACAACGGAAGTATTTTTTAGATGAGTTTTAAAGGATAAATTCATAAATTTACAATAACAAAATTTCAGTGATGAGCATTTTACAAAAAGCCAAAGATTATGTTGAAATCTTATTCAAAGATAAGTTATCTTCGGTATATTTTTATCATAATTTTATTCATACTACCTACACGGTCAACAAGGCCGAAGAAATCTTAAAGCATACTCAGGTCTCAGAACAGGATCAAGAGAAAGTTTTGCTTGCTCTTTGGTTTCATGATACGGGGTACATAGAATGTGCACAGAACCATGAAGAAAAAGGAGTCGAGATTATGAAAGACTTTTTGAAAAAAGAAAATTATCCTGAAAACTATATTGAGGATGTTGCCAAGCTTATTTTAGCTACTAAAATTACATATGAGCCCCAGAATCTGCTGGAAAAAATTGTCAAAGATTCGGATTGCAGCCATTTTGCAAGCCACGATTATAATGATATTTCTGATGCATTAAGAAAAGAATGGGAACTTACCAATGTGAGATGCTTTTCCAATGATGAATGGAATGCCGGAAACCTGGAAATGCTGAAAAATAAGCATAGGTTTTATACAGACTATGCAAAAACAGCCTGGCAGCCTCTGAAGGAAAAAAACATCAAAAAAATCGAAAAAAAATTGGAAAAAGAGGAAGGAAAAGAAGGCAAAAAAGAGGGTTCCGAAAATAAGAAAGAAAAAGAACCTAAATCTGACAGAAGTGTGGATACTTTGTTCAGAGTAACTTTGAGCAATCATACGAGACTGAGTGATATTGCAGACAGCAAAGCGAATATCTTATTGTCTGTAAATGCGATCATTATTTCGGTTTGTCTTTCTGTATTGGTTCCCAAGCTGGATACACCTAAGAACTCACATTTGATCATTCCTAGCTTTATTCTTTTGTTATCGGCAGTTTTAACGATCATATTTGCTATTTTATCTACAAA
Proteins encoded in this window:
- a CDS encoding Pycsar system effector family protein, with the protein product MSILQKAKDYVEILFKDKLSSVYFYHNFIHTTYTVNKAEEILKHTQVSEQDQEKVLLALWFHDTGYIECAQNHEEKGVEIMKDFLKKENYPENYIEDVAKLILATKITYEPQNLLEKIVKDSDCSHFASHDYNDISDALRKEWELTNVRCFSNDEWNAGNLEMLKNKHRFYTDYAKTAWQPLKEKNIKKIEKKLEKEEGKEGKKEGSENKKEKEPKSDRSVDTLFRVTLSNHTRLSDIADSKANILLSVNAIIISVCLSVLVPKLDTPKNSHLIIPSFILLLSAVLTIIFAILSTKPNVTQARFTMQDVADRKVNLLFFGNFNRMIFDDYQSAMNILIKDRDYIYDSMVKDLYYLGKVLDRKYRLLSITYKIFMAGIIISVLSFGYAFLSL